A portion of the Acidisarcina polymorpha genome contains these proteins:
- a CDS encoding amidohydrolase family protein has product MNLKTKCGLLVAVMTAATMRGQQGGTGGKGFSETELQQFKAVRPIDSHTHIYRYTPAYFALLQKLDMHTLDIMVVSDNADPERKVLSQESADVFELVNKSGHRVYACTTFDPYLFNQPDFAAKAITGIDHAFDEGAVAVKIWKNVGMEIKDAKGKYVLPDDAAFAPIYADIANHHRTLIMHIADPDTAWLPPDPHASDASYFIQHPEWYMYRISGSPSKDQILNARDHVIQMNPNLKVVGAHLGSMEGEFPRIAATLDRYPNFAIDLTARMPYIMKLPRAEAIAFFTKYQDRLIYGTDDTYYPGADAQRLVREAEDTYARDWRFLSTDSAIIFRNIQAQGLALPPEILRKVYHDNAIRWYSEMR; this is encoded by the coding sequence ATGAACCTAAAGACCAAATGTGGATTATTGGTGGCCGTGATGACCGCGGCCACCATGCGCGGTCAACAGGGCGGGACTGGGGGCAAGGGATTCAGCGAGACGGAGCTTCAGCAGTTCAAGGCCGTGCGCCCCATCGATAGTCACACCCATATCTATCGATACACCCCGGCTTATTTCGCGCTGCTGCAAAAGCTAGACATGCACACGTTGGACATCATGGTTGTTTCAGACAATGCCGACCCGGAACGGAAGGTGCTGAGTCAAGAGAGTGCCGACGTCTTCGAATTAGTGAACAAGAGTGGCCACCGGGTCTACGCATGTACGACCTTTGACCCGTATCTCTTCAATCAACCGGATTTTGCCGCGAAGGCCATCACCGGCATTGACCACGCCTTTGATGAAGGCGCGGTGGCCGTCAAGATTTGGAAAAACGTGGGCATGGAGATCAAGGACGCGAAAGGCAAGTACGTTTTGCCTGACGATGCTGCGTTTGCGCCGATCTATGCCGACATCGCAAATCATCACAGAACGCTGATCATGCATATTGCGGATCCAGACACTGCCTGGCTGCCGCCCGACCCTCATGCCTCGGATGCGTCTTATTTCATCCAGCATCCAGAGTGGTACATGTACCGGATTTCGGGATCGCCCTCAAAGGACCAGATTCTTAATGCGAGAGACCACGTGATCCAGATGAATCCAAACCTCAAAGTCGTTGGCGCACACCTCGGCAGCATGGAGGGCGAGTTCCCACGGATTGCCGCTACCCTCGATCGGTACCCAAATTTTGCCATCGACCTCACCGCGCGCATGCCCTACATCATGAAGCTGCCGCGCGCTGAAGCGATCGCGTTCTTCACGAAATATCAAGATCGGCTCATTTACGGCACCGACGATACCTACTATCCAGGAGCTGATGCGCAGCGGCTGGTTCGCGAGGCCGAGGACACCTATGCTCGCGATTGGCGCTTTCTCTCGACGGACTCGGCGATTATTTTCCGTAATATTCAAGCACAGGGCCTTGCCCTGCCACCGGAGATTCTGCGCAAGGTGTACCACGACAATGCAATCCGCTGGTATTCGGAGATGCGATGA
- a CDS encoding acyltransferase family protein produces MANQVASEPVIVGRGFERTADKFYPSIQGLRGFAAASVVLVHAYLMANGSGFFPRMPAALMVGWKTLGEAVGLFFVISGFVIPASLFRHRSLTRFFIDRVLRIMPLFVTLHLLVFSIGPFVGYKWLHGIDFFHYTLLFFTNLTFTALPLGLPLVQRNSWTLTYEWAFYFCVAAAWVIVGRTQRRRSALALIGLLAIGLCIIFPACWPFLLGLAFARFLPSLYMSRRLEIVAVPISLVLYFYVAQYVSILASMAFAAVLFRAALQDGTYTSRFLCTRPMQFLGMISYSIYLVHPLVMFAGEMIGHKFVHWGVSVPVTFIIFMIYTISVVPIMSFISYELVEVRLKKLLRVRLT; encoded by the coding sequence ATGGCCAACCAAGTTGCATCGGAACCGGTGATCGTTGGGAGAGGGTTCGAACGTACTGCGGACAAATTCTATCCATCGATCCAGGGTCTGCGCGGTTTTGCCGCCGCAAGCGTTGTCTTGGTTCATGCGTATCTGATGGCCAATGGTTCCGGCTTCTTCCCAAGAATGCCAGCGGCTTTGATGGTCGGCTGGAAGACGCTCGGTGAGGCTGTCGGCCTCTTCTTCGTGATTAGCGGATTCGTTATCCCAGCCAGCCTCTTCCGCCATCGCAGCTTGACGCGTTTCTTCATCGATCGCGTGTTGCGCATCATGCCTCTTTTCGTCACGCTTCACCTTTTAGTTTTTTCTATCGGACCCTTCGTCGGCTACAAGTGGCTCCACGGCATTGATTTTTTCCATTACACTTTGTTGTTCTTTACCAATCTGACCTTCACTGCGCTTCCTCTCGGCCTGCCGCTTGTCCAGCGAAACTCCTGGACACTTACTTACGAATGGGCCTTCTACTTCTGTGTTGCCGCGGCATGGGTGATCGTTGGCAGGACGCAACGTCGCCGTTCGGCGCTCGCATTGATTGGTCTGCTAGCGATCGGCCTCTGCATCATCTTCCCGGCCTGCTGGCCGTTCCTGTTGGGCCTCGCGTTTGCGCGCTTCCTCCCGAGCCTCTACATGAGCCGCAGGCTCGAGATTGTCGCCGTTCCGATTAGTCTTGTGCTCTACTTTTACGTAGCGCAGTACGTATCCATTCTTGCATCGATGGCCTTTGCCGCCGTGCTCTTCCGGGCCGCGCTTCAGGATGGAACCTATACTTCCCGCTTCCTCTGCACCAGGCCGATGCAGTTCCTCGGCATGATCAGCTATAGCATCTATCTGGTTCACCCCTTGGTCATGTTTGCTGGCGAAATGATCGGCCACAAGTTTGTTCATTGGGGCGTGAGCGTACCGGTAACCTTCATCATCTTTATGATCTACACGATCAGCGTTGTGCCGATCATGTCTTTTATCAGCTATGAGCTGGTGGAGGTCCGGTTGAAGAAACTCCTCCGGGTTCGCCTGACATAG
- a CDS encoding TonB-dependent receptor: protein MQSRPLLVALVLSAALHIHAQSVTGAIRGMIEDPTSARVANATIDLRRADSSLVRHVTAEANGEFRVQGLQPGAWQLSINAPGFATASSDVNVLVSSTQVVTVTMRLVSVLQSAGVSATASSITTQRIDADSNVHQSIITSADLQALPLPARSFANIAYLAPGTEPVEPSDPTKARITAVSTGGSSGLNNELSVDGADDSDDYIGGFLQNISPDAIAGFAIRTAQEDADSGNTTAGSVVITTKSGNNQFHGGAAFYERAADLNARYPIENPAPNPKQPFSRQNYVGTLGGPVVRDKLWFFSAFEHVHENASIAYSPGSTTQFDALATLAADGLIPGVPFIAVPTFVPIPFRDYFGSGRFDYTQSQRSSWYLRGTVDRYTTHNNLVQQGTLPSTGLRSRNNYLSMVVANEFVFSSNLLGSLVVAGVGLRLTQARNSDLGFALAFPFSSTSQTISGFETYGDNQFATPITYFPSIRNQEKYQLRYDLSYTRARHALKFGVNFIHEPVLGGAFPNKPETLYTFPENPTYYLANPAQFAVDYAAGASTSGVDGGSFSQDVQRLALYAQDSWHVRNLTFNYGLHYSTTFGLFEASGRPQTENPGYLTLQSLGIPLVRGAPHDDHAQIAPRFGFTYAPRGSQSTVIRAGFGLYFDDLAQNGWATAFQAVNTLPAPCADPIQNQGSPGCIPGDSAGGVANLIDPRYRTPYAVHVSAGVQHNLNANWSMTSDFIHEQGNHGYRAYNYTGGTSLFTPQLAPDDPNQATYVPDVNVYHSDNRSSYNGLLLHLQGAIGHRANFIANYSFSKAQTWGCVLGELFDYVNGVCNPLNPFGPGDYGPSGEDVRHRFVLAGTLKAPAGFEISGLSQAESARPFTITTPDNTQRITVNNQPTSLDQFRATPYIQTDLRVSRPIAFSRWPESAKVMPFIEMFNLFNRNNPGANYVTNAASIPNCTVIAPNSANCTATNLKQLGIPAGALGDFFGPGTTVGIPFAAQLGVRLTF, encoded by the coding sequence ATGCAATCACGTCCCCTCCTCGTTGCGCTCGTGCTCAGCGCGGCGCTCCATATCCATGCCCAGAGCGTCACCGGGGCCATTCGGGGCATGATCGAAGACCCCACCTCCGCCCGCGTCGCGAACGCCACCATTGACCTCCGGCGCGCCGACTCCTCGCTCGTGCGCCACGTCACGGCCGAGGCCAACGGCGAGTTCCGCGTCCAGGGCCTGCAGCCCGGCGCCTGGCAGCTCAGCATCAACGCACCGGGCTTCGCAACCGCATCGTCGGACGTCAACGTCCTTGTTAGCAGCACGCAGGTCGTCACGGTCACCATGCGCCTCGTCTCCGTGCTTCAAAGCGCCGGCGTCAGCGCAACTGCATCGTCGATCACCACGCAGCGCATCGACGCCGACAGCAACGTCCACCAGAGCATCATTACCAGCGCCGATCTCCAGGCTCTCCCGCTGCCCGCGCGCAGCTTCGCCAACATCGCCTACCTCGCTCCCGGCACCGAGCCGGTCGAACCCTCCGACCCCACCAAAGCTCGCATTACGGCTGTCTCCACCGGCGGCAGCTCCGGCCTCAACAACGAGCTCTCCGTTGATGGCGCCGACGACTCTGACGACTACATCGGAGGCTTCCTGCAGAACATCTCCCCCGACGCCATCGCCGGGTTCGCCATACGCACCGCGCAGGAGGACGCGGACAGCGGCAACACTACCGCCGGCTCCGTGGTCATCACCACCAAGAGCGGCAACAACCAGTTCCACGGGGGCGCCGCCTTCTACGAACGCGCCGCTGATCTTAACGCTCGCTATCCAATCGAGAATCCCGCACCCAATCCCAAGCAGCCATTCTCGCGGCAAAACTACGTTGGCACCCTCGGCGGCCCCGTCGTTCGCGACAAGCTCTGGTTCTTCTCCGCCTTCGAACACGTCCACGAGAACGCCAGCATCGCCTACAGCCCGGGCAGCACCACTCAGTTCGACGCTCTTGCTACCCTTGCCGCAGACGGCCTCATTCCCGGGGTGCCCTTTATCGCCGTCCCCACCTTCGTTCCCATTCCTTTTCGCGACTACTTCGGCTCTGGCCGCTTCGACTACACGCAATCCCAGCGTTCGAGCTGGTATCTCCGCGGCACCGTCGACAGATACACCACGCACAACAATCTCGTGCAGCAAGGCACCCTTCCCAGCACTGGCCTGCGCTCGCGCAACAATTACCTCAGCATGGTTGTCGCCAACGAGTTCGTCTTTTCGTCCAACCTGCTTGGCAGCCTTGTTGTTGCGGGCGTCGGCCTGCGCCTCACCCAGGCGCGCAATTCCGATCTCGGCTTCGCCCTCGCGTTCCCGTTCAGTTCCACCTCGCAAACCATCTCAGGCTTTGAAACCTATGGCGACAACCAGTTCGCTACGCCTATCACCTATTTCCCTTCCATCCGCAATCAGGAGAAGTATCAACTCCGCTACGACCTCAGCTACACCCGCGCGCGGCACGCGCTCAAGTTTGGCGTCAACTTCATCCACGAGCCCGTACTCGGCGGCGCCTTCCCCAACAAACCCGAAACCCTCTACACCTTCCCCGAAAACCCCACCTACTATCTTGCGAATCCGGCGCAGTTCGCCGTCGATTACGCCGCGGGCGCTTCAACCTCCGGAGTCGATGGGGGCAGCTTCTCGCAAGACGTTCAACGCCTCGCCCTCTACGCGCAGGACTCCTGGCACGTGCGCAACCTCACCTTCAACTACGGGCTGCACTACTCCACCACCTTCGGCCTCTTCGAGGCCTCCGGCCGCCCGCAGACGGAGAACCCCGGCTACCTCACCCTGCAGTCGCTTGGCATACCGCTCGTTCGGGGCGCGCCGCACGACGACCATGCGCAAATCGCTCCGCGCTTTGGCTTCACCTACGCTCCGCGCGGAAGCCAATCCACCGTGATCCGAGCTGGTTTCGGCCTCTACTTCGACGACCTCGCTCAAAACGGCTGGGCCACCGCATTTCAGGCTGTCAACACGCTACCGGCTCCCTGCGCCGATCCCATCCAGAACCAGGGCTCACCCGGCTGCATACCCGGCGACTCCGCCGGTGGCGTTGCCAATTTGATTGACCCCCGCTACCGCACGCCCTATGCCGTTCACGTCTCCGCTGGCGTTCAGCACAACCTCAACGCCAACTGGTCCATGACGAGCGACTTCATCCACGAGCAGGGAAACCACGGCTACCGCGCGTACAACTATACCGGCGGCACCAGCCTCTTCACTCCGCAGCTTGCGCCCGACGACCCCAACCAGGCCACCTACGTCCCCGACGTCAACGTCTACCACTCCGACAACCGTTCCAGCTACAACGGCCTTCTGCTCCACTTACAGGGAGCCATCGGCCATCGCGCCAACTTCATCGCGAACTACAGCTTCTCCAAGGCACAAACCTGGGGCTGTGTTCTCGGCGAGCTCTTCGACTACGTCAACGGTGTATGTAACCCGCTCAACCCCTTCGGGCCCGGGGACTACGGGCCATCCGGTGAAGATGTCCGGCACCGCTTCGTCCTCGCAGGTACCCTCAAAGCTCCCGCCGGCTTCGAGATCAGCGGCCTCTCTCAGGCCGAAAGCGCGCGGCCGTTCACCATCACCACCCCCGACAATACCCAACGCATTACCGTCAACAATCAGCCCACCTCACTGGACCAGTTTCGCGCCACGCCCTACATCCAAACCGACCTGCGCGTCAGCCGCCCCATCGCGTTCAGCCGTTGGCCGGAGAGTGCCAAGGTGATGCCCTTCATCGAAATGTTCAACCTCTTCAACCGCAACAATCCCGGCGCAAACTACGTAACCAACGCCGCCTCCATCCCCAACTGCACCGTCATCGCGCCCAATTCTGCCAACTGCACCGCCACCAACCTCAAGCAACTCGGCATACCCGCCGGCGCCCTCGGTGACTTCTTTGGCCCGGGCACAACGGTTGGCATTCCCTTCGCCGCGCAACTCGGCGTGCGACTGACCTTCTAG
- a CDS encoding SBBP repeat-containing protein, protein MKTLPSAAVSFLFSFIAVSAQVTPSAGSISDGHDLASALRGASQAVADEYGKLPLSFEANQGQSDSQVKFLSHGQGYSLFLTGTSAVLTLSKPGPERATLRNFPAKLRSQQTDVVRMEVAGASRGPAIEGLEPLPGKSNYLVGSDPSKWHTNVPTYSKVRYSSVYPGIDLVYYGNQQQLEYDFVIAPDASPKSIRLRFAGAEKLRLESNGDLKVVASNGEIAFHKPVVYQMRDGQRLRVGGSFQLKARNTVGFQIGDYDHSRELVIDPTLAYSTYLGGSNQDSVLAVAIDSAGNAYATGYTYSNDFPTSVGAFQKSVGHNTNGTFVSKMNPTGTGLVYSTILDGTAAASGGFCAALGNAIAVDASGYAYVAGSTSCNDYPVTPGAFQKNIDGGLYIDHSNAFLTKLNLTGTGLIYSTYLGGTVTGDQADSIKAIALNISGDAYVAGSAMSHDFPVTANAYQKVNKTPGGSPEDSNDTSTGFVTEMNSDGTGLIYSTYLGGSGGDINDSLIGDVIEAIAVDSSGAAYVTGYTTSTDFPITPGAFEAENPEPQQNRSATGFVAKLAPGGSALAYSTYFGGSGGNGGFSVNGDLPTGIALDAANMAYVVGSTESSDFPITKGVLETIHIAQFRTGFVAEFNLDGPGLVYSTFLGGAHDNGVNGIAVGPVGLPTVTGFTASKTFRITPDAYQKVNHYRGESFPESNAFLTRLNATGSHLVYSTYLGGSGLLGPGDSGTAIALDPMGDAYFVGFTYSSDFPLSPAAYDRTDRAASARPSTGFMARFNFPGGTTTALSSNANPQEAGGNVTFTAAVQQIAGGAAPTGSVDFAVDGHFVENVPLDGTAHASYTATSLSVGPHTIAVTYLGEPDTYTASGGSLTQRITGQVAAPTFPRLGGTYALPVPVKIETATPGAIIHYTTDGSAPNAASTTYITPFTVSASTTTVKAIAIESGDSASKPSTAIYTIIPTAIVTNLSLVSSLNPASQGDAVTFTATVKAVSGPTPTGSVVFKNGATALISAPLIKGVATFTTSDLTLYVNSISAAYTGSATNASSAASITQEVTP, encoded by the coding sequence ATGAAAACCCTCCCCTCTGCCGCAGTCTCCTTCTTGTTTAGTTTCATTGCCGTTTCCGCGCAGGTCACTCCTTCCGCTGGGAGCATTTCGGATGGTCACGACTTAGCATCAGCTTTGCGAGGTGCTTCGCAGGCGGTTGCCGACGAGTATGGCAAGCTGCCCCTCAGCTTTGAAGCCAACCAGGGCCAGAGCGATTCGCAGGTGAAGTTCCTTTCCCACGGTCAGGGTTACTCGCTCTTCCTCACCGGCACATCTGCGGTGCTGACGCTTTCTAAACCTGGCCCGGAGAGGGCAACGCTCCGGAACTTCCCTGCGAAATTGAGAAGCCAACAGACAGATGTGGTGCGCATGGAAGTTGCCGGAGCTTCGCGCGGCCCGGCGATCGAGGGCTTGGAACCGCTGCCAGGCAAGTCGAACTATCTCGTCGGGAGCGACCCGTCCAAGTGGCACACCAACGTCCCTACTTACTCTAAAGTGAGATACAGCAGCGTCTATCCCGGCATCGATCTGGTCTACTATGGGAACCAGCAGCAGCTCGAATACGACTTTGTCATTGCCCCGGATGCCAGTCCCAAGTCAATTCGGCTGCGCTTCGCTGGCGCCGAAAAGCTTCGGCTGGAATCCAATGGCGATCTCAAGGTGGTCGCCAGCAACGGCGAAATCGCCTTTCACAAGCCGGTAGTCTATCAGATGAGGGACGGCCAGAGGCTACGAGTCGGTGGCAGCTTCCAGCTGAAGGCGAGAAATACGGTCGGCTTCCAGATCGGCGACTACGACCATTCCCGCGAGCTGGTTATCGACCCCACCCTTGCCTATTCGACATATCTTGGAGGTAGCAACCAGGACTCTGTCCTTGCCGTCGCCATCGATTCTGCAGGCAACGCCTATGCGACCGGATATACATATTCCAACGACTTTCCCACCAGCGTCGGCGCGTTTCAGAAGTCCGTCGGACACAACACCAACGGAACCTTCGTTTCGAAGATGAATCCGACTGGCACGGGCCTCGTCTACTCGACGATACTCGACGGAACCGCCGCTGCTTCTGGGGGGTTTTGCGCAGCTTTGGGCAACGCGATCGCCGTCGACGCCTCCGGGTATGCGTATGTCGCCGGATCGACTTCCTGCAACGACTACCCTGTCACGCCGGGCGCGTTCCAGAAGAACATCGATGGTGGGCTCTACATCGACCACAGCAATGCTTTTCTTACCAAACTGAACCTCACCGGAACAGGGCTGATCTACTCCACATATCTGGGCGGCACAGTCACTGGCGACCAGGCCGACTCGATCAAAGCCATCGCTCTGAATATCTCCGGCGACGCTTATGTTGCCGGTAGCGCTATGTCGCACGACTTCCCGGTCACCGCGAATGCCTATCAGAAGGTCAACAAAACTCCAGGAGGATCGCCCGAGGATTCGAACGATACGTCCACGGGCTTTGTCACTGAGATGAACAGTGACGGCACTGGGCTGATTTACTCCACCTATCTCGGCGGCAGCGGAGGAGACATCAACGACAGCTTAATAGGCGATGTCATAGAGGCGATCGCGGTGGATAGCTCCGGCGCGGCCTATGTCACCGGATACACGACGTCGACAGATTTTCCGATTACGCCAGGAGCCTTTGAGGCAGAGAATCCAGAGCCGCAACAGAACCGTAGCGCCACCGGATTTGTGGCGAAGCTGGCCCCCGGCGGGTCGGCTTTGGCATACTCTACCTATTTTGGTGGCAGCGGCGGGAACGGAGGCTTTTCCGTGAATGGCGATCTTCCAACCGGGATCGCGCTGGATGCCGCAAATATGGCTTACGTCGTGGGAAGTACCGAATCATCTGATTTTCCCATCACGAAGGGCGTCCTGGAAACGATCCACATCGCCCAATTCCGGACCGGATTTGTAGCCGAGTTTAATCTCGATGGGCCAGGGCTGGTCTATTCAACTTTCCTCGGCGGCGCGCACGACAACGGCGTCAACGGAATCGCGGTCGGGCCGGTCGGCCTTCCCACTGTGACTGGCTTCACCGCCAGCAAGACATTCCGAATCACCCCCGACGCCTACCAAAAGGTAAACCATTACCGTGGTGAGAGTTTTCCCGAATCAAACGCATTTCTCACCCGCTTGAACGCCACCGGCTCGCATCTGGTCTATTCCACTTATCTGGGAGGGTCCGGCCTCCTGGGCCCGGGGGATAGCGGCACGGCCATTGCCCTCGACCCCATGGGCGACGCCTATTTTGTTGGGTTTACTTACTCCTCCGATTTTCCTCTGTCGCCCGCCGCGTATGATAGGACCGATCGCGCGGCGTCCGCGCGGCCATCGACCGGTTTCATGGCGCGGTTCAACTTCCCCGGAGGCACCACCACCGCTCTCTCTTCCAACGCCAACCCACAGGAGGCCGGCGGCAACGTCACCTTCACCGCCGCTGTCCAGCAAATTGCTGGCGGAGCCGCGCCCACGGGATCTGTGGACTTCGCCGTCGATGGCCATTTCGTTGAAAACGTACCTCTCGATGGCACCGCCCACGCAAGCTACACCGCGACCTCGCTCTCCGTCGGGCCGCACACCATCGCAGTTACTTATCTCGGCGAGCCAGACACCTATACCGCCAGCGGCGGCAGCCTCACCCAGCGGATCACGGGCCAGGTCGCCGCCCCAACCTTCCCCCGCCTGGGAGGCACCTACGCCCTGCCGGTGCCAGTCAAGATCGAGACCGCGACGCCTGGAGCCATAATTCACTACACCACCGATGGATCCGCCCCGAACGCCGCGTCGACGACCTACATCACCCCGTTCACCGTCTCCGCTTCAACCACTACCGTGAAGGCGATCGCCATAGAGAGCGGTGATTCGGCGAGCAAACCGAGCACGGCGATTTACACCATCATTCCGACCGCAATCGTCACCAATCTCTCCCTCGTCTCGTCGCTGAACCCCGCATCGCAAGGCGACGCGGTGACCTTTACCGCGACGGTGAAGGCCGTCTCCGGCCCGACTCCTACTGGGAGCGTCGTCTTCAAGAACGGTGCCACGGCACTCATCAGCGCACCACTCATTAAGGGCGTCGCAACTTTCACGACCTCGGATCTCACGCTCTACGTCAACAGCATCAGCGCCGCCTACACCGGCAGCGCGACGAACGCCTCCAGCGCAGCAAGCATCACCCAGGAGGTCACGCCATAA
- a CDS encoding non-ribosomal peptide synthetase: MPPDERQQLLYEWNATETPFPTDKCVHQLFEEQVEKTPDAVAVVFEGQQLTYSDLNDRANRLAHHLIALGVTPDTHVAIGIQRSPEMVIGLLAILKAGGAYVPLDPASPMERLAFMIEDSVPLAVLTQQSVLPAFGRLPETLLVVNLEEDAGFWGSQSMKNPDPATLGLTSRHLAYVIYTSGSTGKPKGVVVEHRNITNYLFWTLSAYFQEKGSGSPAIHSIGFDGLVTTFYGPILCGQRLTLLSPGSEMTSIAQFGSSEHAPYTMVKVTPSHLKLLNRAFSSNDKNAPTRILMIGGEALVPADLLFWQQRFPEVRMVNHFGPTETTVGCCTFDIVEPLDGSSSIPIGRPISNMRIYILDECGEPVPIGAIGEIYVSGAGVARGYWNRQELTEERFLDDPFAAEVGVRMYRTGDLGRYRDDGNIEFLGRNDFQVKIRGFRIELGEIEACLAQHPSVGDAVVLAREDIPGDKRLVAYYTSADPKEPSIGARLLRAHLSGKLPDYMVPAAYVELNALPLTVNGKLDRTALSAPETKAYSVGCYEAPIGQVEETLARLWGETLEIEQVGRNDDFFELGGHSLLATRLVGQVANVFGVQINVEALLLAPTIRELAVRVTTGDESPDPWGIVPIQPFGDKTPIIAINHPMMYQKLSRSIGTDRPFLAVQVFDPYNPQALPSLSLEEIAGEYVRLIRMAIPSGPYMLIGLCNAGLLAYETARLLRQAGQPVPLVVMADTWCPGHRVCLTIVQRILRKRMNLSIKLRHHWRQLRLVRTAKLRLEEYLAQTRVFKWTRFLKLLSQLRLLEDPSAPIEINSRGAWFLPALRNACANYQVPATTDDVVLLVSETVPNAHFVNPTLGWSNFVKGKLSHYRLPEFHNYMFKNNATVAQIAEHLEPLLKQVDLNISQLGDSADRKGRQDRRKVAEHHGKDGRTVRPLQHR, encoded by the coding sequence ATGCCACCAGACGAGCGCCAGCAGCTGCTCTATGAATGGAACGCCACCGAGACTCCGTTCCCGACTGATAAGTGCGTACATCAGCTATTCGAGGAACAGGTTGAGAAAACGCCGGATGCAGTTGCTGTGGTCTTCGAAGGGCAGCAGCTGACCTACTCCGATTTGAATGACAGAGCCAATCGCCTTGCCCATCACCTCATTGCTCTCGGTGTCACACCGGACACCCATGTGGCTATCGGCATACAGAGGAGTCCCGAGATGGTGATCGGGCTGCTCGCCATTCTCAAGGCCGGTGGGGCGTATGTGCCGCTCGATCCTGCCTCTCCGATGGAACGGCTCGCCTTCATGATCGAAGACAGTGTCCCGTTGGCAGTGCTGACTCAGCAGTCGGTGCTCCCAGCCTTCGGCCGGCTGCCCGAAACCTTACTCGTTGTGAACCTCGAAGAGGACGCAGGGTTTTGGGGAAGTCAGTCTATGAAGAATCCCGATCCGGCCACCCTTGGTCTCACTTCGCGCCATCTCGCCTATGTTATTTACACCTCCGGCTCCACCGGGAAGCCAAAGGGGGTCGTGGTGGAACATAGAAACATTACCAACTATCTTTTCTGGACATTGAGTGCATATTTCCAGGAAAAGGGATCTGGATCACCTGCGATACACTCGATCGGCTTCGATGGATTGGTTACTACTTTCTATGGACCTATCCTCTGCGGACAGCGCCTGACGTTGCTGTCGCCGGGGAGCGAGATGACGTCTATCGCCCAATTTGGCTCATCGGAACATGCTCCATACACGATGGTCAAGGTTACGCCTTCCCATCTAAAGCTCTTAAATCGGGCTTTCTCTTCCAACGACAAAAACGCTCCTACCCGGATTCTGATGATAGGCGGAGAAGCGCTCGTGCCAGCGGATCTCCTCTTTTGGCAGCAACGCTTTCCAGAAGTAAGGATGGTCAATCATTTCGGTCCCACCGAGACAACGGTTGGCTGCTGCACTTTCGATATCGTCGAACCGCTGGACGGGTCGAGTTCAATCCCGATTGGTCGTCCGATCTCCAATATGCGGATCTACATTTTGGACGAGTGCGGCGAGCCAGTCCCGATTGGAGCCATAGGGGAGATTTACGTCAGCGGCGCCGGCGTGGCGCGCGGGTATTGGAATCGGCAAGAGCTAACGGAAGAGAGATTCCTCGACGATCCGTTCGCAGCCGAGGTCGGCGTCCGGATGTACAGGACGGGGGACCTTGGCCGCTATCGCGATGACGGCAATATAGAGTTTTTGGGTCGCAACGACTTTCAGGTTAAGATCCGCGGCTTCCGTATCGAACTCGGAGAGATCGAGGCTTGCCTGGCACAGCATCCGTCAGTCGGCGACGCGGTGGTGCTGGCGCGGGAAGATATTCCCGGCGATAAGCGCCTGGTGGCCTATTACACAAGCGCCGATCCAAAAGAGCCGAGCATCGGCGCGAGGTTGTTACGGGCACACCTCTCCGGGAAGCTGCCTGACTATATGGTGCCGGCGGCCTATGTGGAGCTTAACGCCCTTCCACTCACTGTGAACGGCAAGTTGGATCGCACGGCGCTGTCTGCTCCGGAGACCAAAGCCTACTCTGTCGGCTGCTATGAAGCGCCGATCGGCCAAGTCGAGGAAACTCTGGCCCGACTTTGGGGCGAGACGCTCGAGATCGAGCAGGTCGGCCGGAACGATGATTTCTTTGAACTTGGCGGCCACTCGCTACTGGCTACACGGCTCGTAGGCCAGGTTGCGAATGTCTTTGGCGTGCAGATTAACGTGGAGGCCCTGCTCTTGGCGCCGACCATCCGCGAACTCGCCGTTCGTGTGACCACCGGTGACGAGTCTCCCGACCCATGGGGGATAGTCCCAATTCAGCCCTTCGGCGACAAAACTCCTATCATCGCGATCAATCATCCGATGATGTATCAAAAGCTTTCTCGCAGCATCGGGACGGATCGCCCGTTTCTTGCCGTCCAGGTGTTTGACCCCTACAATCCTCAAGCGCTGCCCAGCCTCAGCCTGGAAGAGATTGCAGGCGAGTACGTGCGACTTATTCGTATGGCAATCCCATCCGGTCCGTACATGTTGATTGGACTTTGCAATGCGGGACTTCTTGCCTATGAAACCGCTCGGCTGCTCAGGCAGGCGGGACAACCCGTTCCACTGGTTGTGATGGCAGACACCTGGTGTCCCGGTCACCGAGTATGCCTCACCATTGTCCAGCGTATCTTAAGGAAACGAATGAACCTCAGCATCAAACTTCGTCACCATTGGCGTCAGCTGAGGCTCGTCCGAACCGCAAAATTGAGGCTTGAAGAATATCTCGCACAAACCCGAGTCTTCAAATGGACCCGATTTCTCAAGTTGTTGTCTCAACTGCGCCTCCTAGAAGACCCTTCGGCACCCATCGAGATCAATTCGCGAGGAGCGTGGTTCTTACCAGCTCTTCGGAACGCTTGTGCCAACTATCAGGTACCTGCGACCACCGATGACGTAGTTTTGCTCGTAAGTGAGACGGTGCCGAATGCCCATTTCGTAAATCCTACGCTGGGTTGGTCTAATTTCGTAAAAGGCAAGCTATCTCACTATCGTCTGCCGGAGTTCCATAACTATATGTTCAAGAACAACGCTACGGTGGCCCAAATCGCCGAACATCTTGAGCCTTTGCTCAAGCAAGTCGATCTGAATATAAGCCAACTCGGCGATTCCGCCGATCGCAAAGGTCGCCAAGATCGTCGGAAGGTCGCCGAGCACCATGGTAAAGATGGCAGGACGGTACGGCCACTTCAGCACCGGTGA